In the Vespula vulgaris chromosome 9, iyVesVulg1.1, whole genome shotgun sequence genome, TTCAATTCGACCTCGGCTGGAAGaacgaatgataaaaatcgtaaaaaatatcGTGGCACGGTATCGAGATATATGCTTAGACTTTACCATTTACGTCCGGAACATGACGTCGTCAGGGCACTCCAACCGATTCACGTTTCGGCACCTGTCACCGATGGAGGACGGATCGTCGAGTTTTCTGTACCGTTCGTTGATTCTCAGGAAACCTTGGAAACCGCAGAATTGCTCGGTACAGCAGGGACTATATTTAGAGTAAGGAGCATAGACGAGTTTTCGAGACAGACGACTCGAGAAAAAATGTCAAGGTCAAGAAGGGACGAGGCTTGGAGAGCCTTCAACGTTACATCAGCGGTCGCTAAAAGAAACGGGAATCTTGTTAGACTACATGTACACGGAAGAGTGTCTTACAGGCCAAGAGCGGACGGACCAATCTTGTTGTTGAGTTACAGGAAAccaaaaagaaggaagaggtaTCGTCGTTCTACGTCCTTGGAAAAGGATGATAACGAGGATAATATACATTGGGAGGACGATGGTATTCGACGAAGACGTAGAAACTCATGCAAAAAGCGTCCGCTTTACGTCGATTTCGCTTTGATCGCTTACGACGAATGGGTCGTGGCACCGCCAGGATACGAAGCGTATCAATGCGCTGGAAAGTGTTATTACCCGTTCGGTGATCATCTCAGTCCGACGAAACACGCCATAGTTCAAACGCTCGTTCACGGTGCTCTTCAACGTACCGAAAGTATAAATGGTAATAAACCTGTCGGAAGAGCGTGTTGCGTTCCAACGAGATTGGCACCCACGAGTTTGCTCTATCTCGATTCGACTGGTACTTTGACGTATCAGTACGGTTACGAAGATATGGTGGTAGCGGAATGTGGTTGTCGGTGATCATCGTATTAGTCGTTTTTCTAAGATctatttatcgtttaaaacgtCATTATTCTTTGTAGATAAGTTATAAGACCTAGTGTTATAACTttagatattctttttattaataaaattttaaccCTTATCTACAAACATGTCACGTTTATAAATAGCATCCTTGGCGGACGACGAACagtagaaaacaaaacaagaaaggaTAGGGTTAACTTACGCGCACAcgatcatatacatacaaataatcTTTAGTCTCTTTGTTGTTCGTGTGAATTAAATATCCTATTGCGCGACACCATCGTCGATGTAAAGTCTTCGTTTCGATTTTCGATTTATAGATTATTTCTTAGCTATACACTTTAGAACACATTTCGTTGTTCTTTCTGTTAAGCAGGTACGATCTGCCAGGGGAGAAGAGTTTTATTCTTCGCGTTTTTCGTAATCTGTGCCTGCTGTTGGGTATCCTCTCGATTTTGTAGATCTGTTGTTTGATCAATGTGTCCGGTTGGCTGAGTCTCATGCAAAGTGAGACTTGACCCGAAAAATCTACGTCGGTGGTTAGCTCCAGTTTCGGTTCCATTGTCAACGAATATTCTGTCATGCTTTGGACGAAATTCGAACGCAACTTGCTACCACCTTGAATTACGATACCAGCACTCATGTCTACCAAGGAATGAGCGTTTCTCGACCAAAGACTCAATTGAATTTGTCCGGCAAGATCGAAACTCATGGCACCTTGAACATCCATCTCGTTTACGAAACCAGCTGTAAGTGGTATGAACTCGCTGTGACTGTGCAGAGATGTTATCGCTTGGAAAGCTGGCGTTCTTTCGGATGCTGTTCCGGACCAAACGTGTCCCATCAATTCTCCTTGACCTGAGAAGAACACGAAAGGCCTTATACCGACACCTAACAAATCGATCTCCATTCCAGCTGTAGCTGTTTCGTCGTCGGCGTCTACATTCTCATCTTgattcgaagaaacgaaattacTAAGACCACGAGCGAAAAGACCAAGAGAAAACATTGTCTCTTCGTGTTCACCGGTTTCCAATACCACGTTTACTATACCACGTTTCAACAATCCAGCGTTTATTTCTTGAATGGTTACGAGAGATCCATTACTACCCCTTGATTTCAAGAAACTTCGTGAAAACGCCGTACTCAATCCTTTTTGAGCTAACACATGATAATTGTTAACCTTCCGTCGAAGTTCATCGAAATTCTCTTTCAGATTACGTGCGaacgtttgatttttttcagaTAATTGTTCAAAACGTTGACTCAAATATTTACGTATCTCGTATGGCAGATCGTTACTGGCTAAAGACTCGACGAGTTCTCGAAGTTCTTCCTTGGACGGTCCACTTTCTAGAATGATATCCAATGCGAGAGTACGAGCACTGCTGTCTCTCTTAGATTTACCGATCTGATAAAACGTCTTAAATGCAGCTTCCTTAACGTCAGATGTTATATCTTCACGTGGTAGTGCTGCTAATGCACGCCAAGCTACGATACTTGTAGCAGAACTCGTATCTTCGGCGTATTTTAAAAGTATTGGAATGGCTTCCTTACTCTTTAAATTTCTAAGAGCTCGTAGAAACTTTATCTTACATTCTTCTCCCGTACAACTATCTAAACCTAATTCTAAACTAAATCGTGCCTTTTCTATCACAGCCGAGGTTCCGCAATGTCTTGCAATCGCTGCTGCTGTTAAAGCGTACGTTTCCGATAGTTTATCATTTTGCATGGTCTCTTCCGATCGCCTAAGAATATCCTTGGCTATATCAGCATCCGGAGTTGGAGACATGGACAAGGCCCAAAGATATCTCTCAGTATCATCGCCTGTCTCATCTTGCCTGAGTATCTTCATAGCAGCTTGATGTGCTGCTGGTGTCGAGGTCGAGCCGTAAAGGTCCAAAAGTTGCGTCTTCAGCTGTCGATAACGTGGactctttaataattttactaatTGTTCGGTGGACGTTCGTTTGACTAGAGGTAACAGCTTCAAAAAAGCCGATGCGGATTTCGTCGTTCCCAAAGCCGCATTATTTAAAGACTCACGATAATCTTCGACCATTTGTTCCAActgaaatgaattatttttttatcagtcttatgtaaaatctttttcctttttttctttacttttttcttacatttctttttcaacttattttttaattggaaaaaattgcttttttttatatatatatatatattttaaataaatatgtatcaaGCACATACAAGAAAttgtaataaagtatataccATTGGACATCCAGATTCTGGGCAAGTAAAGGGTTCCATTTCCAGTTCTATGTCAGTTTCTCTGTAACCAGGTTGAAGAAGAGCCACAGCGTGTTTAACGGAATTTGCCTCTAAATGTGCCACCTTGGTATCTTTTGGAATCTCTACTAATAATCTCTTCGACGTAACCATACTACCTACTTCCGGTCTGGTCACCAAAGTCAACTGgtgttcttcctcttcctttatAATCGTTGGTAATAAAAATGGCGACAAATCGTACGTAACATTACGATAACTAACAAGGTTCACATCGAGAATAGAATTAGGATGTTGTTTCTTTGCCGGTAAAGCGTTAGTGTTGATTTTACAATTGTGTTTACGTTTCAGTATGGTTTTCGGTCCCAAAGAAACGTAAGAAACCGTGCAAACACCCGATGCATCCTTTTCGCGTATCTCATCGTCGAGAGTTTTGTATTGAAAAATACTCGCCAAGCCACGTTTCAGATTCTTCGATGACACCGGCTCGGACGTATCCAAATAGAGCGCTTTAATTTCACCATTTTTCCACAAAACGATTACAGGCTTTTGAGATATTTCATTGACTCTTGAGGAATGTTCTACGAAACCCTCCGGTTCTGGTGCTTTTCGcgatttaatcaataattgcGGCGATGAAATCTATgtacgaaaagaaacaagaaaaaaatttatcaatttttttgttttgcctTAACAGACATTGCACATCAAAATCTTTCCAAAGTCTgtcatagatatttttataattgaaaaaatcaaACAAGTATTTATCGAATTTGTTAATTGCACTCAAATCAATTTACGAATTCGTTCAAATCGTATAAACGTACTTACGTAGAGAATAACGATGTAGAAAATATCACAAATTAAATAACTTAAGAGATATCGTCGAAATTCGTATCGACGTTTCTCCTTCGATCAAAAAGCAAACACGATTAATcgttcatttaatttaaatgtaaGTCATGTAAAAGGTTATCGATATTACCGGGATTTCATCGCAAGAGAAACCGTATTGccaaagataaaattatatgcacgTATATCGACTTCGTGTGTACGTAGCTGTTTATACGaaaaatgcttttttttttatctttttttatctctctttttttttttaacaaagatACATGCTCTTGGAAATGGTACTACCataatcaaaaagaataaaatacattCAACTTAAATACACACAATacattatgtaataatatataaattactttttttcacttGATCTATAGATCATACATTGAGATGGTggaaaaaataacataaaaccAAAACAAAAGAATCTAAAAGACAATGGAACGTAATAACGGTATTTTCAAAATGGATTCCACAAAGTACATACGGTAGATCGTTAACGGGTTTTTACACTTGCAATTGAAATCAATTGTACGAGACGATATATTAAGCATACCATACTACTTAATCGAAACGACACATCACGCTTTGGAAGACGTGACATTATTGTTCTACGTGCGagtcatacatacatacatacatacatacatacatacatacatacatacatacatacatacatacatatataaaacgaaataaaatgtaatatcaaataaaatcacctcgatattcaaaagaaaagattctgGATCGTTGGGATCCCTCCAAACAGCGGACACATCGAGCTCAGCAGTTAATTGAAAGCCAACGTCACCGGCAAACTTGGAGGGTCCAGATTCTCTGAACAAAACTGTTGTAGTTAGCTGGTATTTCAGGCCACTTCCGACATCCCAACCTTTGATGGCACTGGCTACGGCTGAAAATATAATGCACAATATCCAATAcatgttcttcttcttcttctgtaaTTAACAATGTTCTAACGTCGTCGTAGTTATTATAGGTGTAggttgttattattatggtTGTTGCTCGATCGAAAAATTTGCTttgcaatttatatatttttcattgatgatGACAACAGttgttattaaagaaaaaagaatggaaaacaataacgatagaatgaaaatgcctccagaaataaaaaatcagaaagaaaacatcaggaggaaagaaaaaatattgtaactCGAATAGTTGATTTATGAAATCAGATTggttctctgttttttttagAATTGATAATACGTGAGTATGACTTTCgactttcgaacgaaatgttAAGAGCCACGAGGCGACCGATTACGAGTTTACGCGTCGTCTGTTGGGTCCACTGTAGTCGAAGAACCGCTTCATGAGTCAATGTTGGAATAGCTTGTGTGAGTAAGAGTGCATGTATGAGTAAGAGTGCATGTGTGAGTAAGTATGTCTGCTGCTGTATCTCtgttgtatatgtgtgtgtgtatgtgtacgtcaGTGTATGATTTTATATCTGTGTCGGAGGACCAGTGACTCCTCACGAGAGTATACATCTAACAAGCTACTAAAAGGTCACCGTTAAGTCGCGACGAGATTCTAACGATTGATATTGCTACTAACAGacagaaaattaaatttaaatgaacCAGACGAGAATATGGATAAgtagatgaaaataaaataaaagaataatcttCTTTAACGTATGTAATTTGTTTAActgtatgtaattaattatttaatctttagatatatatatataagtatatagtttgtatgtgtatatgtatgtatgtatgtatgtatgtacgtgtgtgtgtgtatctgaTAAAAATCctatatgcaaaaaaaaatactgatAACTTTCCGAAGTCCCGTAAAAAATGATCTTACGAAAAAATTCTGTGGACCGTAGAACGAGCCCCCCTAAagtagtataatttttttttcctttcttttttttcgtgaaaCACAAAATAATAGACATATTTCAGATAGTAAcagccatatttctttcttttttttttttttctttattttaattggAGTTAaagtaacaaaggaaaaaaataaatgattcaaGGTGACCcatatatattcatgataatatcttttttcc is a window encoding:
- the LOC127066502 gene encoding microsomal triacylglycerol transfer protein isoform X2, yielding MACLKRPPFTTLIVYLVYLLTLFAVASAIKGWDVGSGLKYQLTTTVLFRESGPSKFAGDVGFQLTAELDVSAVWRDPNDPESFLLNIEISSPQLLIKSRKAPEPEGFVEHSSRVNEISQKPVIVLWKNGEIKALYLDTSEPVSSKNLKRGLASIFQYKTLDDEIREKDASGVCTVSYVSLGPKTILKRKHNCKINTNALPAKKQHPNSILDVNLVSYRNVTYDLSPFLLPTIIKEEEEHQLTLVTRPEVGSMVTSKRLLVEIPKDTKVAHLEANSVKHAVALLQPGYRETDIELEMEPFTCPESGCPMLEQMVEDYRESLNNAALGTTKSASAFLKLLPLVKRTSTEQLVKLLKSPRYRQLKTQLLDLYGSTSTPAAHQAAMKILRQDETGDDTERYLWALSMSPTPDADIAKDILRRSEETMQNDKLSETYALTAAAIARHCGTSAVIEKARFSLELGLDSCTGEECKIKFLRALRNLKSKEAIPILLKYAEDTSSATSIVAWRALAALPREDITSDVKEAAFKTFYQIGKSKRDSSARTLALDIILESGPSKEELRELVESLASNDLPYEIRKYLSQRFEQLSEKNQTFARNLKENFDELRRKVNNYHVLAQKGLSTAFSRSFLKSRGSNGSLVTIQEINAGLLKRGIVNVVLETGEHEETMFSLGLFARGLSNFVSSNQDENVDADDETATAGMEIDLLGVGIRPFVFFSGQGELMGHVWSGTASERTPAFQAITSLHSHSEFIPLTAGFVNEMDVQGAMSFDLAGQIQLSLWSRNAHSLVDMSAGIVIQGGSKLRSNFVQSMTEYSLTMEPKLELTTDVDFSGQVSLCMRLSQPDTLIKQQIYKIERIPNSRHRLRKTRRIKLFSPGRSYLLNRKNNEMCSKVYS
- the LOC127066502 gene encoding microsomal triacylglycerol transfer protein isoform X1 — its product is MACLKRPPFTTLIVYLVYLLTLFGSYCQMAPAVASAIKGWDVGSGLKYQLTTTVLFRESGPSKFAGDVGFQLTAELDVSAVWRDPNDPESFLLNIEISSPQLLIKSRKAPEPEGFVEHSSRVNEISQKPVIVLWKNGEIKALYLDTSEPVSSKNLKRGLASIFQYKTLDDEIREKDASGVCTVSYVSLGPKTILKRKHNCKINTNALPAKKQHPNSILDVNLVSYRNVTYDLSPFLLPTIIKEEEEHQLTLVTRPEVGSMVTSKRLLVEIPKDTKVAHLEANSVKHAVALLQPGYRETDIELEMEPFTCPESGCPMLEQMVEDYRESLNNAALGTTKSASAFLKLLPLVKRTSTEQLVKLLKSPRYRQLKTQLLDLYGSTSTPAAHQAAMKILRQDETGDDTERYLWALSMSPTPDADIAKDILRRSEETMQNDKLSETYALTAAAIARHCGTSAVIEKARFSLELGLDSCTGEECKIKFLRALRNLKSKEAIPILLKYAEDTSSATSIVAWRALAALPREDITSDVKEAAFKTFYQIGKSKRDSSARTLALDIILESGPSKEELRELVESLASNDLPYEIRKYLSQRFEQLSEKNQTFARNLKENFDELRRKVNNYHVLAQKGLSTAFSRSFLKSRGSNGSLVTIQEINAGLLKRGIVNVVLETGEHEETMFSLGLFARGLSNFVSSNQDENVDADDETATAGMEIDLLGVGIRPFVFFSGQGELMGHVWSGTASERTPAFQAITSLHSHSEFIPLTAGFVNEMDVQGAMSFDLAGQIQLSLWSRNAHSLVDMSAGIVIQGGSKLRSNFVQSMTEYSLTMEPKLELTTDVDFSGQVSLCMRLSQPDTLIKQQIYKIERIPNSRHRLRKTRRIKLFSPGRSYLLNRKNNEMCSKVYS
- the LOC127066505 gene encoding bone morphogenetic protein 2-like — encoded protein: MCSPGSWSLIIIGILAICCAWKTGFLSWPRSSVRATASIRLDLSLPSTALSINQHIFNSTSAGRTNDKNRKKYRGTVSRYMLRLYHLRPEHDVVRALQPIHVSAPVTDGGRIVEFSVPFVDSQETLETAELLGTAGTIFRVRSIDEFSRQTTREKMSRSRRDEAWRAFNVTSAVAKRNGNLVRLHVHGRVSYRPRADGPILLLSYRKPKRRKRYRRSTSLEKDDNEDNIHWEDDGIRRRRRNSCKKRPLYVDFALIAYDEWVVAPPGYEAYQCAGKCYYPFGDHLSPTKHAIVQTLVHGALQRTESINGNKPVGRACCVPTRLAPTSLLYLDSTGTLTYQYGYEDMVVAECGCR